The Plasmodium cynomolgi strain B DNA, scaffold: 0126, whole genome shotgun sequence nucleotide sequence cacaaaaaatgtagaatatCACAATTAAGGGACCGTACCATGATAACTGAATTTTAAATGGTGACTATCAAGACGCATGCACAATAACAACcaagaaggagagaaaaacataaattcTCTGATAATACATTGTAATGTGGTGCATCCATCTATGATGTATATGGGAACGCTTCGAAAGTAAAAACAGTAAGGATTGTTAATCTAATGGCAAACACGGCAATTTTGTCGTAGATAACTATTTTATTACaccttgatttttttaataaaattgttttcaaaagaatcacaaaaaagaatgtaGATAGTAATGCTTTGTAGGACAGCTTCCTTAAAATATACTTTTAGgcgtttttaattataatgtaaatataaaaatgagggaGCGATTTGTCATTTCAAGAAAAAAGTCAcccaaaaaatattgcacaCTAACATCCTATTCCCTTGAAGGGtcaaatataatatacacGAAATTTTCAGTTTAAAGTGCAGTTATATGATTCTTCAATGTTGTATAAATTCTttgtttataattaattatttacataaatcTCCATTCGATATGTCACATACGTAGGAAAAGCTTACTCTTATAGAACACCTATACTTCTTTAATTtggtttatatatttatgaagaaagtgtatatatatgaaagatttttttttttttataacactTTGtggtatatatacacatttagCTGCAGATGTAcacttatatataaatatgtgaattctttatttttaggaaaaataattcagaaTTGGATAATTATGTAAACATTTTCATGTTTGTGATAtacacttttatttttacctgtcattttgaaaattttgatttttgtttttaaagcAATGGATCATTTTTTACTGCTTTCTCAAACAGTATTAATCTATATTGGGGGTATTTATCGTCCTAAATTTCACCTTTTAAACgattcattatataaaataatttcgtgCATATTTATAGTATGTACAAATATAGGAACTATCAATTGTATCTACGTTAGTTATGCGCATAAAACAATAATGATGTtaatgaacatataaaaTTAGATAAGCTGCTTTTAACGTTATATCCACATTTATGTGTTAAtgcgtaaatattttatgtagcAAAATTAACGATTTATCAACAATAAAGCATTTGTTAATTGTTCtatagagaaaataatttctaaCGTTGTAGGATCTTTATGTTTTCTAATAAGcttttggaaatatttaattttatattatattaggGTTATTTTCCCGCTCTCGTTCATattgttaaataaaatatgactCACTAAACTGATTTAATAtgagttttattttttatctgagtctgatatataaataattcaaaattatttgggaaattttttactacatTATTATATGGATTTATTCGTATAGCtgtcttatttttatcatatcattatattttttatttatcatcaCACTACCGCATAGTTTCCATTCATTATAACATTGATGGcctattgttttattttgaactTGTCTGTTCCTGATTACTGCGGAttgcatttattattttcttttattactTTGATGCTCATTATTTTCTAGTACATATATAGGAATAAGgtaaagaaatattattcttAACTTAGAAATTATCTAGATTGATATTCAATGTTAAACCTATTAATGTCCATGTACGTgggataaaaattatatccatCTTGTTGCACCTCCTTTCTTCCTCGAATTAGATTCTGGATCTTGCTTTTAATCTTTTGAACTTGTGGATATAACAAGGAACCAACAGGGGTAAACTAATGaaagtaataaataaaacaacagTAAAAAGTATTTAAAGCACAATTATGCCTGTTTAAtaggaatattttattacatgAGATGCTCGGTGTTTGTATTTATACAAACAATCGCAATTTACTTTATACAAAAGGTATGAAATGGCTGCAACTCCTATAAGTGGAATACCAGCTGTGAGGGCAATAGTGGAAGATGCCTCGGCTACTTCAGATATTTCTGTAGAATGTTGAGTTCCTTGTAATTCCGGAGATCCTGATTCCCTTATGGGAGTTCGTGGTCCTACAATCACCGATTCTCCTTTTGATACTGATGTTACCATTACTTCTACGCTGTGTCCTGCAGAAGAAACTGTTGTTTCATTTATTCGACTCGGAGTAACTACATCTTCTATTATCTGTAAACATGGTACTTTTAAGAAtaattctccattttggtgaaTCTCCTCAAAACCTTTTAATATCTTGCAATAATTCCTATCTTTTTCCGTTCTAggttgattttttaatctctTATATATTTCCTGAATTTCATCTAGGTAattcttatatttatttgtacatttgtaATCATTATTTGCAATATGCgac carries:
- a CDS encoding CYIR protein (putative;~vir-type antigen); this translates as MNSKLQNKYSQFRDICQLLAIILKYYNKISLFGLNNSVKCILLNLWMYEQIYDMLKSHNEDDPRKIIDQIRDIWTIYTKSTNCNIREELSTKNCFFDNKKLFDYTINYKNIKSHIANNDYKCTNKYKNYLDEIQEIYKRLKNQPRTEKDRNYCKILKGFEEIHQNGELFLKVPCLQIIEDVVTPSRINETTVSSAGHSVEVMVTSVSKGESVIVGPRTPIRESGSPELQGTQHSTEISEVAEASSTIALTAGIPLIGVAAISYLLYKFTPVGSLLYPQVQKIKSKIQNLIRGRKEVQQDGYNFYPTYMDINRFNIEYQSR